The genomic DNA TGCAGGGCATGCCTGGCGGCGGTCAGATGCAGCAGGGTGACACTGAGCGAATGCGCGATCACATCGTGCACCTCGCGGGCGATGCGACGGCGTTCCTCTTCGGCGGCCTGCGCGGCGCGGATCGACTGGCTCTCGCGCTCCTGGTAGAGGAAGTGCCGCTGGTAACGCAGCATCACCCCGACCATCCACCCGAGCGCCACCCCCGCGGTGTACATGAGCACTCCCTGCAGCGGCTCGCCGCTGCCGCTCCATGCCAGCCGCCCGCCGAGGTCGAACGCGACCAGTTCCGCGATCGCGACGGCCGCGAACAACGCGCTGTAGCGTTTCGGCGCGATGGCGGCGACCTCGCCGACCGTGAGCACCAGCACGAAGGGCGCGAAATCCGAGGGCACCGGTTGCAGCAGGAACAGGGCCGTGGCGATCATCGCGCCGCCGGCCAGCAGGATCGGCCGGGGCGTCACCCCGAGCAGGCAGAACAGCGGCACCGGCAGATGCACGACCACCAGCGCCAGCAGCGGCACCAGGGTCGCGAAGTACTCGTGGCGTTGCCCGACGGCGATCACACTGATCACCAGCAGCGCCAGATCCGCGGACAACAGCACCGCGGGCGGGTAGTCGAAGGGCAGCTCCTCGAGATTGCGGCGCGACACCTCGATCGGATGCCGTACGAAGGCCGCGAGCCGGGCCCCGACGCTGCCGCTGACGCGGAACGGCACAGCGGGACGTATCCCATCCGCTGTGGTCCGCAGCACATCCATGGGTTCAGGTTAGCCGCGGGCGAACACCCGCCACATCGTGCCGGAAGCGGTCCACTCGTCCTACCACGGTAGGAGGCGGATTCGGTGCCCCGGCACGACGATCGAGACGGCTCGGGCCCGTAGCGTCGATCCGGTCAGCCCCACTGCGACATCACCGACCACGGGGCATCACCGGAGGGGATCGAGATGACCTGGACCGATCAGCACGCGCGCACCGAACTGGTGCGCACCGTTCTCGCCCGCGCCGCGATCGACCCGGACGACCCCGGCCTCTTCGACGGGCTGCCGGATCTGGACCGGCTCTTCGGCGGAGTCGAGGGCCTGCTGCTCACCCTCGGCTACCGCTGGCGCAACCACTTGGACGTC from Nocardia higoensis includes the following:
- a CDS encoding sensor histidine kinase, which translates into the protein MDVLRTTADGIRPAVPFRVSGSVGARLAAFVRHPIEVSRRNLEELPFDYPPAVLLSADLALLVISVIAVGQRHEYFATLVPLLALVVVHLPVPLFCLLGVTPRPILLAGGAMIATALFLLQPVPSDFAPFVLVLTVGEVAAIAPKRYSALFAAVAIAELVAFDLGGRLAWSGSGEPLQGVLMYTAGVALGWMVGVMLRYQRHFLYQERESQSIRAAQAAEEERRRIAREVHDVIAHSLSVTLLHLTAARHALQTDRDVDEAVEALVDAERLGRQAMADIRRTVGLLGERRTSHLPEPGVRDLPDLVADFAKAGLRIDHVRLDDHLDAVSAAVGLALYRIGQESLANVVKHAPDAAVAVELRVRAGAATLRVDNTLSAGPAVDRGGGMGLAGMRQRADLLGGELCAGPTDEGWSVRARFPLNAAARASACRVATSYGGFAAQTGENE